Part of the Helicobacter sp. MIT 21-1697 genome is shown below.
ATTGCTTAAAATTATTGAGGGTAGCGTGGTAAATATTCCCCCAAAAGGTGGAAGAAAGCACCCTAATCAAGAATTTGTGCAGATTAATACAAGTGATATTTTGTTTGTATGTGGCGGTGCGTTTGATGGATTGAGTGATATTATTAAAAGACGTTTGGGTGGAAATGTGCTTGGATTTCACGGAGAAAAAAAAGGCAAAAGTGAAGAAGATACCTTGCTCAAGTATGTAGAGCCTGATGATTTGATTAGCTATGGGTTGATTCCGGAGCTTATTGGTAGGCTTCATATGATTACAACTCTTGCTCCAATTAGCAAAGAAGCGATGGTGGAGATTCTGACAAAACCTAAAAATGCACTCATAAAGCAGTATCAAAAAATTTTTGAGATTGATGGCGCAACATTGCATTTTGAAAAAGATGCGATTGAATCTATTGCCGAACTTGCTATTGCAAGGAAAACAGGTGCGAGAGGTTTAAGGTCTATTATGGAGGGGGCAATGATTGATTTGATGTATGATTTGCCAGAACTTGCAGGCTATGAAATTACTATTTCTAAAGAATGTATTTTACACAAGCAAAACCCTCTTCGTGTGAAAAAAAAGAGAAATATGCAAAAAAGAGCTTAATTTAATATAAAACAAAAGGTTTAGCAAAGGATTAGAATGTATAATGCACAAATTATTTTGTAATATTTTTAAGGAGCTTTTATGTTGATAGATAGACTCGTTGGCGCTTTTTCCAAAGATATTGCGATTGATTTAGGGACGGCAAATACTTTGGTTTTGGTTAAAGGAGAGGGTATCATCATCAATGAGCCTTCCGTAGTGGCAGTGCAGGCTGATAGATTTAGCACAGGTAAGATTCTTGCTGTGGGAAAAGAAGCGAAGGATATGTTAGGAAAAACTCCTGATGGTATTCAAGCGATTCGCCCAATGAAAGATGGTGTGATTGCAGATTTTGATATGACAGAGAGAATGATTCGGTATTTCATTGAGAAAGCCCACAAGCGCAAAGCACTTATTCGCCCTCGTATTATGGTGTGTGTGCCCTATGGTTTGACAGGAGTAGAAAAAAAGGCGGTGAAAGAATCTGCAATGAGTGCAGGTGCTCGTGAAGTGTTTTTAATAGAAGAACCAATGGCAGCAGCTATTGGGGCAGGACTTGAGATTCAAGAATCTAAAGGCAATCTTGTTATTGATATTGGTGGTGGCACAACAGAGATTGGTGTAATCTCTTTGGGAGGTTTGGTTATTAGTAAATCAATTAGAGTTGCCGGTGATAAACT
Proteins encoded:
- a CDS encoding rod shape-determining protein; this encodes MLIDRLVGAFSKDIAIDLGTANTLVLVKGEGIIINEPSVVAVQADRFSTGKILAVGKEAKDMLGKTPDGIQAIRPMKDGVIADFDMTERMIRYFIEKAHKRKALIRPRIMVCVPYGLTGVEKKAVKESAMSAGAREVFLIEEPMAAAIGAGLEIQESKGNLVIDIGGGTTEIGVISLGGLVISKSIRVAGDKLDTAIVDYVRKKFNLLIGERTGEEIKIQIGSASPMEKPLVMQVRGRDQVSGLLNTIELTSEDAREAMKEQLREISNALKSVLESMPPDLAGDIVENGIVLTGGGALIQGLDKYLSDIVRLPVYVGEEPLLCVAKGTGKAMEDLDLMNQLAFD